In Nocardia yunnanensis, one DNA window encodes the following:
- a CDS encoding DUF1697 domain-containing protein, with protein MHSYAAFLRGIMPSNPNMRNEKLRGVFEGLGFDNVSTLLSSGNVVFQAKDSKVPALESRIQQALNAELGIPGGTLIRTRDQLQALVDSDPFAGLTHCRETYLTVTFVREAPKQLPEFPADDTGTVRVLRFDPDAVAILSVIDNTDPSTTNFMQIVEKTIGKDITTRTFLTVQKALKKLNS; from the coding sequence ATGCACAGCTACGCCGCCTTCCTGCGCGGGATCATGCCCAGCAACCCCAATATGCGGAACGAGAAGCTGCGCGGGGTGTTCGAAGGCTTGGGCTTCGACAACGTGAGCACCCTGCTCTCCAGCGGCAACGTGGTCTTCCAGGCCAAGGACTCGAAGGTCCCGGCGCTGGAATCGCGAATTCAGCAGGCCCTGAACGCCGAACTGGGCATCCCCGGCGGCACCTTGATCCGCACCCGCGACCAGCTCCAAGCCCTCGTCGACTCCGATCCTTTCGCGGGCCTGACCCATTGCCGCGAGACCTATCTGACGGTCACCTTCGTCCGCGAAGCCCCCAAACAGCTCCCCGAATTCCCCGCCGACGACACCGGCACCGTCCGAGTCCTCCGCTTCGACCCCGACGCCGTCGCCATCCTGTCGGTCATCGACAACACCGACCCCAGCACCACCAACTTCATGCAGATAGTCGAGAAGACCATCGGCAAGGACATCACCACCCGCACCTTCCTCACCGTCCAGAAGGCCCTGAAGAAGCTGAATTCCTAG
- a CDS encoding PQQ-binding-like beta-propeller repeat protein, protein MRNGRRQTGRERRTRTGAKVLALAGAGLFALTACAYGSTKVDDIGVGPGKGWPLAFRDAHNSGSSPVTGSRKLALNWSRPVGGPIAQPVMVGGDGQLYVTTRTAAYSIVSFQMPTGRKRFSNPMGPSAVNGGSAVDGTGNVYVGDDGAVNSFNNLGQPRWRTPAAGTPVSVQFTGDGNVLSVTQSGQVDVLSRQTGDRKVSTFQLLGEPDYLESASLTRPPDGQGLDDCTVGGPQCPVANVSAVDQKSGRFYATVWKPGDGEAALVALTYSGKEIRVDWTAKMLAEGSATSPALSEDGNTVYVGDNTNRLIAVDASTGKTKWTQDLGFPARGGISIADGLLVPSGDEGHLMALRDQGDKAEIAWERKDLELRGRPVQTAGGTGYTVAPIGDQLKLVTFDTHSGVTVQSNDLPGAEGTTVGTAVGAQGEVVVTTRIGELFVFKPEK, encoded by the coding sequence GTGCGAAACGGCAGGCGGCAGACCGGACGTGAACGACGCACGCGCACCGGCGCCAAGGTGCTGGCACTGGCGGGCGCCGGGCTATTCGCGCTGACCGCCTGTGCCTACGGCAGCACCAAGGTCGACGATATCGGCGTCGGTCCGGGCAAAGGCTGGCCGCTGGCCTTCCGCGACGCGCACAACAGCGGGTCCAGTCCGGTGACGGGGTCGCGCAAGCTGGCATTGAATTGGTCGCGGCCCGTGGGCGGTCCGATCGCGCAGCCGGTGATGGTCGGCGGGGACGGGCAGCTGTATGTCACCACGCGCACCGCCGCCTACAGCATCGTCTCCTTCCAGATGCCGACGGGACGCAAGCGGTTCTCCAATCCGATGGGGCCCAGCGCGGTCAACGGCGGGTCCGCGGTGGACGGGACCGGCAATGTGTACGTCGGCGACGACGGCGCGGTGAACTCCTTCAACAACCTCGGGCAGCCGCGCTGGCGCACACCGGCCGCGGGGACGCCGGTGTCGGTGCAGTTCACCGGTGACGGAAATGTCTTGTCCGTGACGCAATCCGGGCAAGTCGACGTGCTGAGCCGGCAGACCGGGGATCGGAAGGTCTCCACCTTCCAGCTGTTGGGTGAACCCGACTATCTCGAGAGCGCCTCGCTGACCCGGCCGCCGGACGGGCAGGGGCTCGACGATTGCACGGTCGGCGGGCCGCAGTGCCCGGTCGCGAATGTGTCGGCGGTGGACCAGAAGTCGGGACGGTTCTACGCCACGGTGTGGAAGCCGGGCGACGGCGAGGCGGCATTGGTGGCACTCACGTACTCGGGCAAGGAGATTCGCGTCGACTGGACGGCGAAGATGCTGGCCGAGGGTAGCGCCACCAGCCCGGCGCTGTCGGAGGACGGGAACACCGTGTACGTGGGGGACAACACGAATCGGCTGATCGCTGTGGATGCTTCGACCGGTAAGACCAAATGGACTCAGGACCTTGGTTTTCCGGCGCGCGGCGGGATCTCGATCGCGGACGGGCTGCTGGTGCCCTCGGGGGACGAGGGGCATCTGATGGCGTTGCGTGATCAGGGCGACAAGGCGGAAATCGCTTGGGAGCGTAAGGATCTGGAGCTGCGAGGTCGGCCGGTGCAGACGGCGGGGGGCACGGGGTACACGGTCGCGCCGATCGGGGATCAGCTGAAACTGGTCACCTTCGACACGCATTCGGGTGTCACGGTGCAGTCCAACGATCTGCCGGGCGCGGAGGGCACCACGGTGGGTACGGCGGTCGGCGCGCAGGGCGAGGTCGTCGTGACCACCCGCATCGGTGAGCTGTTCGTTTTCAAGCCTGAGAAGTAG
- a CDS encoding acyltransferase: MWGAPLSARWRGSRRRDPEQARFLTPASLKWVLANRAYTPWYLVRYYRLFKFKISNPHVVLRGMVFLGRNVEIHATPELGRLEIGRWVHIGDGNAIRCHEGSLRIGDKVVFGKDNVVNTYLDIEIGESTLVADWCYICDFDHVTDDINLPIKDQGIVKSPVRIGPDTWIAAKVTVLRSTLVGRGCVLGAHAVVKGEIPDYSIAVGAPAKVVKNRKVAWDSAAEKRAAHLAALADIERKKNGVTAS, encoded by the coding sequence ATGTGGGGCGCACCGCTGAGCGCGCGTTGGCGGGGTTCACGCCGCCGGGATCCGGAGCAGGCCCGTTTCCTCACCCCCGCGTCGCTGAAATGGGTGCTCGCCAATCGCGCCTACACCCCCTGGTATCTGGTGCGCTACTACCGGCTGTTCAAGTTCAAGATTTCCAACCCGCACGTGGTGTTGCGCGGCATGGTCTTCCTCGGCCGCAATGTCGAAATCCACGCCACCCCCGAGTTGGGCCGGCTCGAGATCGGCCGCTGGGTGCACATCGGTGACGGCAACGCCATTCGCTGCCACGAGGGTTCGCTGCGCATCGGCGACAAGGTGGTGTTCGGCAAGGACAATGTCGTCAACACCTATCTCGATATCGAGATCGGCGAATCCACCCTGGTCGCCGACTGGTGCTACATCTGCGACTTCGACCATGTCACCGACGACATCAACCTGCCCATCAAGGATCAGGGCATCGTGAAGTCGCCGGTCCGCATCGGCCCCGACACCTGGATCGCCGCCAAGGTGACGGTGCTGCGCTCGACCCTGGTCGGCCGCGGCTGCGTGCTCGGCGCCCACGCCGTGGTCAAGGGCGAGATCCCCGACTACTCGATCGCCGTCGGCGCGCCCGCCAAGGTCGTCAAGAACCGCAAGGTCGCCTGGGATTCCGCCGCCGAGAAGCGCGCCGCCCACCTGGCCGCCCTCGCCGACATCGAACGCAAGAAAAACGGCGTCACCGCATCCTGA
- a CDS encoding THUMP-like domain-containing protein: protein MGYTFTRDDIAYLASPPGAAALAEVGDFALTPATLLKDLERIRRTHGDHAPALVETTRLRRRAAAKLDNADNWLLSDDALQQATPTPVARHRAQRLAGRTVHDVTCSVGAELAALARECPAVVGSDLDIVRLDMATHNLADTPNVLLAKADALTPCSTADVVIADPARRADGRRTHDPAKLQPPLPDLLTAYTGRDLAVKCAPGLDFDKLAWPGEVEVVSLDGGVREACLWSPGLAEPGVTRRATVLSSNAAPWTLTNADPDNIPEREPGEWIIDPDGAVVRAGLVRHYAAKHALWQLDPRIAYLTGNTVPTGVRGFRILTRMDLREKPLRTELRRRNCGPLEILTRGVDIDPDTLRTRLKPQGQIPHTLVITRIETTATVFVCTTPEIPRR from the coding sequence GTGGGCTACACCTTCACCCGCGACGACATCGCCTACCTCGCCAGCCCGCCCGGCGCGGCCGCCCTGGCCGAGGTAGGCGATTTCGCGCTGACCCCCGCCACCCTCCTCAAGGACCTGGAGCGCATCCGCCGCACCCACGGCGACCACGCCCCCGCGTTGGTGGAAACCACCCGCCTACGCCGCCGAGCCGCCGCGAAACTCGACAACGCGGACAACTGGCTCCTCTCCGACGACGCCCTGCAACAGGCCACCCCCACCCCGGTCGCCCGGCATCGAGCACAGCGCCTGGCAGGCCGCACCGTCCACGACGTAACCTGTTCCGTCGGAGCGGAATTGGCGGCCTTGGCCCGCGAATGCCCCGCCGTGGTGGGCAGCGATCTGGACATCGTCCGACTGGACATGGCCACCCACAATCTCGCCGACACCCCAAACGTGTTGCTGGCCAAGGCAGATGCGCTGACGCCATGCAGCACCGCCGACGTCGTGATCGCCGACCCCGCCCGCCGCGCAGACGGTCGACGAACCCACGACCCCGCCAAACTACAGCCGCCGCTACCCGACCTCCTCACGGCCTACACCGGCCGCGACCTGGCCGTGAAATGCGCTCCCGGACTGGATTTCGACAAACTAGCCTGGCCCGGCGAGGTCGAAGTCGTCTCACTCGACGGCGGGGTCCGCGAAGCCTGCCTGTGGTCACCCGGCCTCGCCGAACCAGGCGTCACCCGCCGCGCCACAGTCCTTTCGTCCAACGCCGCCCCCTGGACACTGACGAACGCCGACCCAGACAACATCCCCGAACGCGAGCCAGGGGAGTGGATCATCGACCCCGACGGCGCAGTAGTCCGTGCCGGCCTGGTCCGCCACTACGCCGCCAAACACGCCCTGTGGCAACTAGACCCCCGCATCGCCTACCTAACCGGCAACACCGTCCCCACCGGCGTCCGAGGCTTCCGCATCCTCACCCGCATGGACCTCCGAGAAAAACCCCTCCGCACCGAACTGCGCCGCCGCAACTGCGGCCCCCTCGAAATCCTCACCCGCGGAGTAGACATCGACCCCGACACCCTCCGCACCCGCCTGAAACCCCAAGGCCAAATCCCCCACACCCTCGTAATAACCCGAATAGAAACCACCGCAACCGTTTTCGTATGCACCACCCCGGAAATCCCTCGTAGGTAA
- a CDS encoding glycosyltransferase family 4 protein, producing MKILMVSWEYPPVVVGGLGRHVHHLAVELAAAGHEVVVLARRPMGTDATTHPTHSFIEEGVLVVAVAEDPPAFDFGADMLAWTLAMGHAMVRAGIALHKPGIGEGWTPDVVHAHDWLVAHPAITLAEYYDVPLVSTIHATEAGRHSGWVSGRVNRQVHSVEWWLAHESDALITCSESMKDEVHRLYGAERVPMTVIRNGIDVGAWTFRERAPRSGPPRLLYVGRLEYEKGIQDAIAALPRIRKAHPGTTLTIAGIGTQFDWLRERARAHRVARAVNFVGKLDHTDLLGWLHSADAIVLPSRYEPFGIVALEAAAAGTPLVTSTAGGLGDLVTDGVTGASFEPADVNGVAEAVISVLDDPAASQDRAWSARERLTADFAWDVVAQETALVYQSAKRRVRTPMGRPVIVERPLPERDPNQPY from the coding sequence ATGAAGATCTTGATGGTGTCGTGGGAGTACCCACCCGTCGTAGTCGGTGGGCTGGGCCGCCACGTCCATCACCTCGCCGTCGAGCTGGCCGCCGCCGGGCACGAGGTCGTCGTGCTGGCGCGCCGGCCGATGGGCACCGACGCCACCACCCACCCGACCCACTCGTTCATCGAGGAGGGCGTGCTGGTGGTGGCCGTCGCCGAGGACCCGCCGGCCTTCGACTTCGGCGCGGACATGCTGGCCTGGACGCTGGCCATGGGACACGCCATGGTGCGGGCCGGAATCGCGCTGCACAAGCCGGGCATCGGCGAGGGCTGGACGCCGGATGTGGTGCACGCCCACGACTGGCTGGTCGCGCATCCGGCCATCACGCTGGCCGAATATTACGACGTGCCTTTGGTTTCCACGATCCACGCCACCGAGGCGGGGCGGCACAGCGGCTGGGTATCCGGCCGGGTCAACCGCCAGGTGCATTCGGTGGAATGGTGGCTGGCGCACGAATCCGACGCGCTCATCACGTGTTCGGAGTCCATGAAGGACGAGGTGCACCGGCTCTACGGGGCCGAGCGGGTGCCGATGACGGTGATCCGCAACGGTATCGACGTGGGCGCGTGGACTTTCCGCGAGCGCGCTCCCCGGTCGGGTCCGCCGCGGCTGCTGTATGTCGGGCGGCTCGAATACGAGAAGGGCATCCAGGACGCCATCGCCGCGCTGCCGCGCATTCGCAAGGCGCATCCGGGCACCACGCTGACCATCGCGGGCATCGGCACTCAATTCGATTGGCTGCGGGAGCGGGCGCGCGCGCATCGGGTCGCGCGGGCGGTGAACTTCGTCGGCAAGCTCGATCACACCGATCTGCTGGGCTGGCTGCACAGCGCCGACGCCATCGTGCTGCCCAGCCGTTACGAGCCGTTCGGCATCGTGGCGCTGGAGGCGGCGGCCGCGGGCACCCCGCTGGTCACCTCCACGGCGGGCGGGCTCGGCGATCTCGTCACCGACGGGGTCACGGGCGCGTCCTTCGAACCGGCCGACGTGAACGGCGTTGCCGAAGCGGTCATCTCGGTCCTCGACGATCCCGCCGCGTCCCAGGATCGCGCCTGGTCGGCGCGCGAGCGGCTGACCGCCGACTTCGCCTGGGACGTGGTGGCGCAGGAGACGGCGCTGGTCTACCAGTCCGCCAAGCGCCGGGTCCGCACTCCGATGGGGCGGCCGGTCATCGTGGAACGTCCACTGCCGGAACGGGATCCGAACCAGCCTTACTGA
- a CDS encoding class I SAM-dependent methyltransferase, which yields MTVGPEDPAPNPHATEAEVQAAYSDNKLAQVLYHDWEAETYDDKWSISYDERCIEYARGRFDAVAPSAELPYDRALELGCGTGFFLLNLMQAGVAKRGSVTDLSPGMVKVATRNGQNLGLDVDGRVADAETIPYEDDTFDLVVGHAVLHHIPDVELALKECLRVLKPGGRFVFAGEPTTIGNLYARKLGQLTWKITTNVTKLPFLSDWRRPQEELDESSRAAALEAVVDLHTFDPADLERMASSAGAIEVQAKTEEFAAALWGWPVRTFEAAVPDEKLTWRYRMAQYKAWLAFSALDEKVLRHVVPRQFFYNAMITGVKPGASAK from the coding sequence ATGACAGTTGGTCCTGAAGACCCCGCGCCGAACCCGCACGCCACCGAGGCAGAGGTCCAGGCCGCGTATAGCGACAACAAGCTGGCCCAGGTCCTGTACCACGACTGGGAAGCCGAGACCTACGACGACAAGTGGTCGATCTCGTACGACGAGCGCTGCATCGAGTACGCGCGCGGTCGTTTCGACGCCGTCGCCCCCAGTGCCGAGCTGCCCTACGACCGCGCCCTCGAACTGGGCTGCGGCACCGGCTTCTTCCTGCTGAACCTGATGCAGGCCGGAGTCGCCAAGCGCGGCTCGGTGACCGACCTGTCGCCCGGCATGGTGAAGGTCGCGACCCGCAACGGCCAGAACCTGGGCCTGGACGTGGACGGCCGGGTCGCCGACGCCGAAACCATTCCCTACGAGGACGACACCTTCGACCTGGTGGTCGGCCACGCCGTCCTGCACCACATCCCCGATGTGGAGCTGGCGCTCAAGGAATGCCTGCGCGTCCTCAAGCCCGGCGGCCGCTTCGTCTTCGCCGGTGAGCCGACCACCATCGGCAACCTCTACGCCCGCAAGCTCGGCCAGCTGACCTGGAAGATCACCACCAACGTCACCAAGCTGCCGTTCCTGAGCGACTGGCGTCGCCCGCAGGAGGAACTCGACGAGTCCTCCCGTGCGGCCGCACTCGAGGCCGTGGTCGACCTCCACACCTTCGACCCGGCGGATCTGGAGCGCATGGCCTCCAGCGCCGGCGCCATCGAAGTCCAGGCCAAGACCGAGGAATTCGCCGCGGCCCTGTGGGGCTGGCCGGTCCGCACCTTCGAGGCCGCCGTCCCCGACGAGAAGCTGACCTGGCGCTACCGCATGGCCCAGTACAAGGCCTGGTTGGCGTTCTCGGCCCTGGACGAGAAGGTGCTGCGCCACGTGGTGCCCCGCCAGTTCTTCTACAACGCCATGATCACCGGCGTGAAGCCCGGCGCCTCCGCCAAGTAG
- a CDS encoding HNH endonuclease signature motif containing protein yields MGDIADEIATAQAVVARLRVVHSQVAAWQAEEVSLMTALYHLRREQQLECGVAYLQAGESTATEIGIALKVSQRSADELIELGLGLQNRYPATRDAFADGRIDLARVRAISKVLTNASDGVLDTLEAKVAAYAEKVEPARVRRTANRWIKEVDPAGQAERRKDAEADRYVTVTAADNGTAVVDAVLPAAGGEAVFERLREMALSQVCGKDPRTTNQRRADALVALADGTGRLVCQCGREDCPRAITGEVPVPRKALVQVGVSAETLAGLQDNPALLAGFGAIDADLARQIARHARFEIITDTTAATAVTGETTTATAATAVTGETTTATAATAAVTGETATATTESAPAATESAPATTGGVEKAGTAAELRYRPGARIARRARAIDGSCRAPGCQVPAAASDLDHQDRFDHTNPAQGGRTTEANLGARCRRHHRLKTLADNHANGWTVIHHPDRRVEWRTPTGESDITTPEGPDYLFPATPVPPVTAAGVPDAEPLGSVFDPGVAATDLIEMVMAYTTPSQRKAARRARNNK; encoded by the coding sequence ATGGGTGACATCGCTGATGAGATCGCTACCGCGCAAGCGGTGGTCGCTCGCTTGCGTGTGGTGCACTCGCAGGTAGCTGCGTGGCAGGCCGAGGAGGTGTCGTTGATGACGGCGCTGTATCACCTGCGGCGTGAACAGCAACTCGAATGCGGGGTCGCCTACCTGCAGGCCGGGGAAAGCACGGCCACCGAGATCGGGATCGCGTTGAAAGTGTCACAGCGCAGCGCTGATGAGCTGATCGAGTTGGGACTCGGGCTGCAAAACCGCTACCCCGCCACCCGCGACGCCTTCGCCGACGGCCGCATCGACCTCGCACGCGTCCGCGCGATCAGCAAAGTACTCACCAACGCCTCCGACGGAGTGTTGGACACCCTCGAAGCCAAAGTCGCCGCCTATGCGGAGAAGGTCGAACCCGCGCGCGTGCGCCGCACCGCCAACCGCTGGATCAAGGAAGTCGACCCGGCGGGGCAAGCCGAGCGCCGCAAGGACGCCGAAGCCGACCGGTATGTGACCGTCACTGCCGCCGACAACGGCACCGCTGTGGTGGACGCGGTGCTGCCCGCCGCCGGCGGCGAAGCAGTGTTCGAACGTTTGCGGGAGATGGCGTTGAGCCAGGTGTGCGGCAAAGACCCCCGCACCACCAACCAACGCCGCGCCGACGCCCTGGTTGCACTCGCCGACGGGACAGGGCGGCTGGTGTGCCAGTGCGGGCGCGAGGACTGCCCACGCGCCATCACCGGCGAGGTGCCGGTGCCGCGCAAAGCACTCGTGCAAGTCGGTGTCTCGGCCGAAACGCTGGCGGGGTTGCAGGACAACCCGGCGCTGCTGGCCGGGTTCGGGGCCATCGACGCCGACCTCGCCCGCCAGATCGCGCGGCATGCCCGCTTCGAAATCATCACCGACACCACCGCAGCGACCGCCGTCACTGGCGAAACCACGACCGCCACCGCAGCGACCGCCGTCACTGGCGAAACCACGACCGCCACCGCAGCGACCGCCGCCGTCACTGGCGAAACCGCCACAGCCACCACCGAATCCGCTCCAGCAGCGACCGAATCCGCCCCTGCGACGACCGGTGGTGTCGAAAAAGCCGGTACCGCAGCCGAATTGCGTTACCGCCCCGGCGCTCGTATCGCCCGACGCGCTCGCGCGATCGACGGCAGCTGCCGCGCGCCTGGCTGCCAGGTCCCCGCCGCCGCCAGCGACCTCGACCACCAAGACCGCTTCGATCACACCAACCCCGCACAGGGTGGCCGCACCACCGAGGCCAACCTCGGGGCACGCTGTCGTCGCCATCATCGGCTCAAGACCTTGGCCGACAACCACGCCAACGGCTGGACAGTCATCCACCACCCCGATCGGCGGGTCGAATGGCGCACGCCCACCGGGGAATCCGACATCACCACCCCCGAAGGACCCGACTACCTGTTCCCTGCCACACCGGTGCCACCCGTCACCGCGGCAGGGGTTCCGGATGCCGAACCGCTCGGCTCGGTTTTCGATCCCGGGGTCGCGGCCACCGACCTGATCGAAATGGTCATGGCCTACACCACTCCCAGCCAACGCAAAGCCGCGCGACGAGCCCGGAACAACAAGTGA
- a CDS encoding serine hydrolase domain-containing protein, producing the protein MVDLVHGTADPAFGKVRELFEASVADGRNLGASVAVYVGGRAVVELWGGTADAKSGRPWERDTLCVTFSSTKAVTATAALRVAAERGILIDSPVADWWPEYACAGKESTTLEDFLTHRAGLPVLERPVSAAEAAEPGLIAGLLAAQSPLWEPGSRHGYHALTYGWLLGEFIRRHTDSTVGDYVRREIGSDLHIGVPEPLLEKIARLAFPPREEQEWSGDPAPVSPEAVQRMAQAFRDPHSLAMRSTTNPRAAYNDPEVLTGGWPATGLVTTARALASHYRDLLAGELLPPPMLTDAIRERVRGIDEVLQSISAYGLGYGLPSESMIVPPAARPTSFGHAGAGGSIGLADPAHDLAFAFIPNLRRDWLAGDRRAYQLLEAVYAAL; encoded by the coding sequence ATGGTCGACTTGGTGCACGGCACGGCGGATCCGGCGTTCGGCAAGGTGCGCGAGCTGTTCGAGGCGAGTGTCGCGGACGGGCGGAACCTCGGTGCGAGCGTGGCGGTCTACGTCGGCGGGCGGGCCGTGGTCGAATTGTGGGGCGGCACAGCGGATGCCAAGTCCGGCCGGCCGTGGGAGCGCGACACCCTGTGCGTCACCTTCTCCTCCACCAAAGCGGTCACCGCGACCGCGGCATTGCGGGTGGCCGCCGAGCGCGGCATTCTGATCGACTCACCGGTGGCCGACTGGTGGCCCGAGTATGCCTGTGCCGGAAAAGAATCCACGACGCTGGAGGACTTCCTCACCCATCGGGCCGGGCTGCCGGTGCTGGAACGGCCGGTCTCCGCGGCGGAGGCCGCCGAGCCGGGGCTGATCGCCGGGCTGCTCGCCGCACAATCACCGCTCTGGGAGCCGGGCAGTCGCCACGGTTATCACGCTCTCACCTACGGCTGGCTCCTCGGCGAATTCATCCGCCGCCACACCGATTCCACGGTCGGCGACTACGTTCGTCGGGAAATCGGGTCCGACCTGCACATCGGCGTCCCCGAACCGCTGCTGGAAAAGATTGCGCGCCTGGCTTTCCCGCCGCGTGAGGAACAGGAATGGTCCGGTGACCCGGCACCGGTCTCCCCCGAGGCGGTGCAGCGCATGGCCCAGGCTTTTCGTGATCCGCACTCCCTGGCCATGCGCTCGACCACCAATCCCCGTGCCGCATACAACGATCCGGAGGTACTGACCGGTGGCTGGCCCGCCACCGGCCTGGTCACCACGGCCCGCGCACTGGCCTCCCACTACCGCGATCTGCTGGCGGGTGAGCTGCTGCCGCCACCGATGCTGACCGACGCGATCCGCGAACGCGTCCGCGGCATCGACGAAGTCCTCCAGTCGATTTCGGCCTACGGCCTCGGCTACGGACTGCCCTCCGAATCCATGATCGTCCCGCCCGCGGCCCGCCCGACCTCCTTCGGCCACGCGGGCGCCGGCGGCTCGATCGGCCTGGCCGACCCCGCCCACGATCTCGCCTTCGCCTTCATCCCGAACCTGCGCCGCGACTGGCTGGCCGGCGACCGCCGCGCCTACCAGCTCCTCGAAGCCGTCTACGCCGCTTTGTAA
- a CDS encoding cupin domain-containing protein, translated as MTLGIRALLVGVASIALVGPMSASAQATPSTGVSAVILSQTTIGGYDYILREITIAPGGSTGWHFHDGTLYAYVRQGEITHYGSDCAVDQTGGAGTAFVERAGAGNVHVERNLGTEAQILDVLYVLPTGSPLSEDAPNPGCPFE; from the coding sequence ATGACTCTCGGAATTCGAGCTTTGCTGGTCGGAGTGGCCTCGATCGCGCTGGTCGGGCCGATGAGCGCGAGTGCGCAGGCGACGCCTTCCACCGGGGTCAGCGCGGTGATTCTGTCGCAGACCACGATCGGCGGGTACGACTACATTCTGCGCGAAATCACCATCGCCCCAGGCGGTTCCACGGGCTGGCACTTCCATGACGGGACGCTGTACGCGTACGTGCGGCAGGGGGAGATCACGCATTACGGGTCGGACTGCGCGGTGGATCAGACCGGGGGAGCGGGGACGGCGTTCGTGGAGCGGGCGGGCGCGGGGAACGTGCACGTCGAACGAAATCTCGGGACCGAGGCGCAGATTCTGGACGTGCTGTACGTGCTGCCGACCGGGAGTCCGCTGTCGGAGGATGCGCCCAACCCGGGCTGCCCGTTCGAGTGA
- a CDS encoding enoyl-CoA hydratase-related protein, with protein MAEFVTVDQAEGIAVLRIARPPMNLIDLQVALELAAAAHEIAADDSIAAVVVCGDQRIFSAGDEMAELARLTSEQAHAMVEDFQAALNSLARLPQPTVAAISGYALGAGLELALAADRRIIGDNVKLGLPQIKAGLIPVAGIRRLSLLIGPSHAKDLVYSGRFVDPKEAAALGLVDEVVAPDDVFESAMRWAKQFTAGPRLALAAAKRVFEAGTHGHDRARREWAELFGTEDQQVGTRSYLVDGPDVARFTGR; from the coding sequence GTGGCCGAATTCGTGACCGTGGACCAGGCGGAGGGCATTGCCGTCCTGCGCATCGCCCGCCCGCCGATGAACTTGATCGATCTGCAGGTGGCGCTGGAATTGGCCGCCGCCGCGCACGAGATCGCCGCGGACGATTCGATCGCCGCGGTCGTGGTCTGCGGCGACCAGCGCATCTTCAGCGCCGGTGACGAGATGGCCGAACTGGCCCGGCTCACGTCCGAACAAGCGCACGCCATGGTCGAGGATTTCCAAGCGGCCCTCAACTCCCTGGCCCGCCTCCCGCAGCCGACCGTCGCAGCCATCTCCGGTTACGCCCTCGGCGCGGGCCTGGAGTTGGCATTGGCGGCCGACCGCCGCATCATCGGCGACAACGTGAAACTCGGCCTCCCCCAGATCAAAGCGGGCCTGATCCCCGTGGCCGGTATCCGCCGCCTGAGCCTGCTCATCGGCCCGTCGCATGCCAAGGACCTGGTCTACAGCGGCCGGTTCGTGGATCCGAAGGAAGCCGCGGCTCTCGGCCTGGTCGACGAGGTCGTCGCCCCCGACGATGTCTTCGAGTCGGCGATGCGCTGGGCGAAGCAGTTCACCGCCGGCCCCCGCCTCGCGCTGGCCGCCGCCAAGCGGGTCTTCGAGGCGGGCACCCACGGCCACGACCGAGCGCGTCGCGAATGGGCGGAGTTGTTCGGTACGGAAGATCAGCAGGTTGGAACACGTTCTTATTTGGTCGATGGTCCGGATGTCGCCCGGTTCACTGGCCGTTAA